ATCATGATTATCGGATATAATTGTCTATCTGATGGTTCCGTTCTTTATCATTTCCTCCAGTTCTAAAAATCTACAGTTAAATTTAAGCTCTCATTTACCTTCCTTTGCTGTCCATGGTATAATTCCATTAGTGGCGTCTCCTTTCGTTATTTGGTTTTCCCAACCAATAGTTTAACAAACTGTCGTCAGGAACGCTACTTCAATTTTCACGGACTATAGGACAATTTCTAATTCAAGGTCATAGGTTGCAAGCAAGATACGGTTAAACAGGCCCAGCAGCGACATGAATTATGTCTTGACAACGAGGTGTACAACATTATCGAGCCAAAAATTAAAATGGAGGTTTGATAAAATGCTTTCATTAACTCTCCTTTCTTTAACGGCTAATACTGCCGTGGCCATTCAAAAACAGCTAAAGGAAATATTCGAAGATATGGTTGATATTAAGAGCGTGTGCTTTGAAGAATTATCTCCAAATACCGAGATAAGTGATGCGTTGGTAGTTGTAACAAGTCAAACAATTAAGGATGATGCGCTAAACAATATAAGGCCGGGGACAAAAATTTTATTTGCAGACAGAATTGTAAATATTGAATCTGTCAGTAAACTGTACGAAGTTCCTGAAGGGGCTTTGGTACTAGTGGTTAATAAACTCTACGATACTGCGACACAAGCAATTGACCAGCTGATACGGGCTGGCATAACTCATCTCCAATTCTATCCATACTATCCGGGAATGGTCAATTGGAATAGGTCTTGTAAATATGTTGTTACCTTTGGAGAAAAGCAGCTGGTTCCAGAAGGAGAGTTTGAAATAATAGATTTAGGTATAAGACCCATTGATATAAATACATGCATAGAGATATCAATGGAATTGAATATATATGAAAAGGTTAAGCATACCCTCACATCCGTTTTTTTTCGTCCTTCTTTGAGACTTCTGTATCATTACTCACAGGAATACAATAAAAACCTATTCCTGACTAAAAGACTTCAACAACTGCTTAATATTTTTAAATCGGGGATTGTGCTTTTGGACCAGGATGGTAAAATATCATTTTTTAATCACAAAGCCGAACAACTACTTCAGATTAAAGAAAACTTCTCATCCCATATCAAAAGCGTTCTTGATAAAAGCAAAGTTTCTGGGAAGGACTTTTTTCTATCAATTAATGGGATAATTTGCCATATAGAAATTGACAGTAGCAGTTTCGGGGAAGACATAGGGACAATTATAGTAATAGAAGATATTAAAAATATTGAAAAAATAGAAAAAAATTACAGATATTCTCTTCATGAAAAAGGGCTAACTGCTAAGTATACATTTGACAATATTTTCTATAAATCAAAAAAAATGGAACAGCTTATAATGAAAGCCCGCCAATTTGCTAAAAGCGATTCCACGATATTAATAGAGGGCGAAAGTGGTACAGGTAAAGAACTTATTGCTCAAGCGATACATAATGCTTCGGGCCGGTCGGGGGAAGCTTTTGTTGCTGTAAATTTTGCAGCTCTCAGTGAAAGCCTATGCGAGTCGGAGTTATTCGGTTATGAGGAAGGAGCCTTTACGGGAGCAAAAAAAGGAGGGAAAATAGGCCTATTTGTATTAGCGCATAAAGGTACAATTTTTCTAGATGAAATCGGTGATGCAACAATTAACATACAAAAAAAGGTATTAAGGGCTATACAGGAACGCCAGATAATTCCCGTTGGCGGTTCACAGGTTATACCGGTAGATATCCGTATTATAGCAGCAACAAACCGGGACCTTCAGGCAATGGTAAATGAAGGTCTATTTCGACAGGATTTATATTATCGATTAAGCGTACTGCCCCTTAGGCTTCCGTCTCTTAGGGAAAGAACAGAAGATATTTTCCCCTTATTTGTAAATATCCTGAAAAATCAGTTTAAGGTCAATTTGGAAGAATTTCCCAATATACTTAGAGAGGAGCTTGAACGCTATAAATGGCCTGGAAACGTAAGAGAATTGCGCAACGTAGCAGAATATATGGCAAACTTTATTCAACTTAACATGGACTGGGAAGAAGAGTTTCTAAGTATTCTACGAAGCAAAATTAATAAGACGATGACTGAAAACGATACCTATACTGAAGCAATTATCCGAAGATTGGAAGAACACAGTCAAATACTAAATTTTATAAGTATCCTTAAAG
This portion of the Bacillota bacterium genome encodes:
- a CDS encoding sigma 54-interacting transcriptional regulator, yielding MLSLTLLSLTANTAVAIQKQLKEIFEDMVDIKSVCFEELSPNTEISDALVVVTSQTIKDDALNNIRPGTKILFADRIVNIESVSKLYEVPEGALVLVVNKLYDTATQAIDQLIRAGITHLQFYPYYPGMVNWNRSCKYVVTFGEKQLVPEGEFEIIDLGIRPIDINTCIEISMELNIYEKVKHTLTSVFFRPSLRLLYHYSQEYNKNLFLTKRLQQLLNIFKSGIVLLDQDGKISFFNHKAEQLLQIKENFSSHIKSVLDKSKVSGKDFFLSINGIICHIEIDSSSFGEDIGTIIVIEDIKNIEKIEKNYRYSLHEKGLTAKYTFDNIFYKSKKMEQLIMKARQFAKSDSTILIEGESGTGKELIAQAIHNASGRSGEAFVAVNFAALSESLCESELFGYEEGAFTGAKKGGKIGLFVLAHKGTIFLDEIGDATINIQKKVLRAIQERQIIPVGGSQVIPVDIRIIAATNRDLQAMVNEGLFRQDLYYRLSVLPLRLPSLRERTEDIFPLFVNILKNQFKVNLEEFPNILREELERYKWPGNVRELRNVAEYMANFIQLNMDWEEEFLSILRSKINKTMTENDTYTEAIIRRLEEHSQILNFISILKALDSPPFKWTRKRLFDVLKNSEVRMSESQIKRHLLVLKELDLIQATTGAGTYIKDSGRAVINQFERNMAKTQ